The following are from one region of the Nicotiana tomentosiformis chromosome 7, ASM39032v3, whole genome shotgun sequence genome:
- the LOC108945942 gene encoding uncharacterized protein: protein MSYTGEIIPRNKLVRKILSVLPSSWESKVNAITEVKDLQKLTFDELLGNLRTYKMKKKKDNERREPKREKNRVLKTDNNDSSGEDGDTTYLIRRFQKMVRRNGGIPKRGSSSKPKNYDLCHKCGNPGHFIKDCPLLKQDQFKHNTDKAAKRNPIPDKRFKRKNVADNVVKQALATWGDSFSESEEENDHGDSSMMVVESEANEYDLIIALMDQSDDDEDDDDDEINFLDVQRNLKSYLLKNSCFNKELGEAEQTRDDLVVVVVDLKETIENLKKEKDALDEKIANIEHKRDDLMVIVVDLKETTECVRKEKEFLTERVANIEHEGDDLLVVLMDLKEIIGELKIESRPENSQKGKEVASEAHIKLESELFSVKSSLCAELEKNKQLHEELGRVKSDLEKITQVDLVL from the exons ATGAGCTACACTGGTGAAATTATTCCAAGAAACAAGCTTGTCAGGAAAATCCTTAGTGTGCTACCCAGTTCTTGGGAAAGCAAAGTGAACGCCATTACAGAGGTGAAGGACTTGCAAAAACTGACCTTCGATGAACTCCTTGGCAATCTGAGAACAtataaaatgaagaaaaagaaggacaaTGAAAGAAGAGAGCCCAAAAGAGAGAAGAACCGGgtcctcaagacagacaacaatgattcaagtggtgaggatggtgATACGACTTACTTGATAAGAAGATTTCAGAAGATGGTTCGCAGaaatggaggcattccaaaaaggggGAGTTCTAGCAAGCCAAAAAACTATGACCTCTGTCATAAGTGTGGCAATCCAGGACACTTCATCAAGGACTGTCCCCTCCTAAAGCAGGATCaattcaagcacaacacagaCAAAGCAGCCAAGAGGAACCCGATTCCTGATAAACGCTTCAAGAGAAAGAATGTCGctgacaatgttgtgaaacaagctcttgctaCATGGGGAGATTCCTTCAGcgaatctgaagaagaaaatgatcatgGTGATAGTTCAATGATGGTAGTAGAAAGTGAAGCAAATGAGTATGACTTAATCATTGCCTTGATGGATcagtctgatgatgatgaagatgacgacgatgatgagATAAATTTTCTGGATGTTCAGAGAAATCTGAAATCCTATTTGCTAAAAAACTC atGCTTTAACAAGGAATTAGGAGAAGCAGAACAGACCAGAGATGACCTAGTAGTCGTTGTAGTTGATTTAAAGGAAACAATTGAGAACCTGAAGAAAGAGAAGGATGCCTTAGATGAAAAAATTGCAAATATAGAACACAAAAGAGATGATCTAATGGTGATTGTGGTAGACCTAAAAGAGACCACTGAGTgtgtaagaaaagaaaaagaattctTAACTGAGAGGGTTGCTAACATTGAGCATGAGGGAGATGACCTATTAGTGGTGCTAATGGACTTGAAGGAAATAATTGGGGAACTTAAAATAGAGAGTAGGCCTGAAAATtctcaaaagggaaaggaagttgcaagtgaggcacacattaagcttgaaagtGAGTTATTTTCAGTGAAGTCCAGTTTGTGtgctgagcttgagaaaaacaaaCAACTTCATGAAGAACTAGGAAGAGTGAAGAGTGACCTTGAaaaaatcactcaagtggacctggtcctctga